A genomic window from Pseudomonadota bacterium includes:
- a CDS encoding adenylate kinase produces the protein MNILFFGPNGSGKGTQGAILKDKYNTPHIESGAIFRDNISKGTELGAKAKAYIDKGDLVPDEITIPMILDRMKQPDCNNGWLLDGFPRNKNQAIKLDEELKKAGINLDIVVEITLDREIAKNRIMGRRLCENDNNHPNNIYIDAIKPNGDKCRVCGGGLKTRADDQDEAAINKRHDIYYDSNNGTLASSYYFKDLAKNATSLKYIILDGTPGVKEVQADLLSKLS, from the coding sequence AACGGTAGCGGTAAGGGAACCCAGGGAGCCATTTTGAAGGATAAATATAATACCCCTCATATTGAATCAGGTGCTATATTCCGCGACAATATTTCAAAAGGAACAGAACTTGGTGCAAAAGCAAAGGCATATATAGACAAAGGGGATTTGGTGCCGGATGAAATTACGATTCCTATGATACTTGACAGAATGAAACAACCGGATTGTAATAATGGCTGGCTGTTAGATGGTTTCCCCAGAAATAAAAACCAGGCAATAAAGCTTGACGAGGAATTGAAAAAGGCTGGTATCAATCTTGATATAGTAGTTGAAATAACTCTTGATCGGGAAATAGCAAAAAACAGGATTATGGGTCGCAGGCTTTGCGAAAATGATAACAATCATCCTAATAACATATACATAGATGCAATTAAACCAAATGGTGATAAATGCCGTGTATGCGGAGGCGGTCTTAAGACAAGAGCCGATGATCAGGATGAAGCTGCAATAAACAAACGCCATGATATATATTATGACTCAAACAACGGCACGCTTGCATCGTCATATTATTTTAAAGATCTTGCCAAAAATGCAACTTCTTTAAAATACATCATACTTGACGGAACCCCCGGCGTAAAAGAGGTGCAGGCAGATCTTCTTTCAAAACTTTCATGA
- the rpsU gene encoding 30S ribosomal protein S21 yields MKEIQVKVFDNDLEKAIRILKKKIQNDGLFKRLKLKKSYEKPSEFRRRKQREALRRERIAISRSKYRK; encoded by the coding sequence TTGAAGGAAATCCAAGTCAAGGTTTTTGATAACGACCTTGAAAAAGCCATACGAATTTTGAAAAAAAAGATTCAAAATGACGGCCTTTTCAAGCGGTTGAAATTAAAAAAGAGTTATGAAAAACCGAGCGAATTCAGGCGGCGCAAACAGCGCGAAGCTTTAAGAAGAGAAAGAATAGCTATTTCCAGAAGTAAATACAGAAAATAA